A single window of Treponema denticola ATCC 35405 DNA harbors:
- a CDS encoding formate--tetrahydrofolate ligase, producing MVANIDFLCHNICMKTDIEIAREAKLKKIAEIADGLGIHDDNVIPYGKYIAKVPYSVIDDAKVKKNNLILVTAITPTKAGIGKTTVSIGLALGLNKIGKKAVAALREPSLGPCFGMKGGAAGGGYAQVLPMEDINLHFTGDFHAITSAHNMISALFDNYIFRAQGTPKAIKTVLWKRVLDVNDRNLRQVVTGLGEGNGVVMESGFDITPASEIMAIFCLAKDIEDLRRRIENIILGYDTENNAVKVKDLGIAGSIVVLLKNAINPNLVQTTENTPAFIHGGPFANIAHGCNSVIATKTALTYGEYVITEAGFAADLGAEKFFDIKCRKAGLNPKLTIIAATTGGLKMHGDVPEKEISKPNAEALKKGLANLDKHIENMKKFGQTVVVALNRYGYDIDSELELVRKHCEAQGVGFAVNNAFVEGGKGAVELAELVVKTIETNPSKPLKFVYEDKDSIKTKIGKICKEIYGAADVTYSGAADKMIKKIEEAGMADFPVCVAKTQYSFSSDPKLYGVPTGFEMNVRDIVLNSGSEMIVAIMGDMMRMPGLPKDPQAVRIDLVNGNVEGLS from the coding sequence ATGGTTGCAAATATAGATTTTTTATGTCATAATATTTGTATGAAAACTGATATAGAAATAGCTAGAGAAGCGAAGCTAAAAAAAATCGCTGAAATTGCAGACGGTTTAGGGATTCATGACGATAATGTCATTCCCTATGGAAAGTATATAGCCAAGGTTCCCTATAGCGTTATAGATGATGCAAAGGTAAAAAAGAATAATTTAATTCTTGTTACTGCTATCACGCCTACAAAGGCCGGAATCGGAAAAACGACCGTTTCTATCGGCCTTGCCTTGGGCTTAAACAAGATCGGAAAGAAGGCTGTTGCAGCCTTGAGGGAGCCCTCTTTGGGTCCTTGTTTCGGTATGAAGGGCGGGGCAGCAGGAGGAGGCTATGCCCAAGTTTTGCCTATGGAAGACATTAACCTCCACTTTACGGGAGACTTCCATGCAATAACCTCGGCTCATAACATGATAAGCGCCCTTTTTGATAACTACATTTTCAGAGCTCAAGGAACTCCGAAGGCTATAAAAACCGTACTTTGGAAAAGAGTTTTGGATGTTAACGACAGAAACTTACGCCAAGTTGTTACCGGCTTAGGAGAGGGTAACGGCGTAGTAATGGAATCGGGCTTTGATATTACGCCTGCTTCCGAAATTATGGCTATTTTCTGCCTTGCAAAAGACATTGAAGATTTACGCCGAAGAATCGAAAATATCATATTGGGTTATGATACCGAAAACAATGCCGTAAAGGTAAAAGATTTAGGTATTGCGGGTTCAATAGTAGTTCTTTTAAAGAATGCCATCAACCCCAACCTTGTACAAACAACGGAAAATACTCCTGCCTTTATCCATGGCGGTCCCTTTGCAAACATTGCTCACGGATGTAACTCGGTAATAGCGACAAAAACAGCCCTTACCTACGGAGAATATGTAATTACCGAAGCAGGCTTTGCCGCAGACCTCGGTGCGGAAAAATTCTTCGATATTAAATGTCGAAAAGCAGGTTTAAACCCGAAATTGACAATAATTGCGGCCACTACAGGCGGGTTAAAAATGCACGGAGACGTTCCCGAAAAGGAAATATCCAAGCCCAATGCAGAAGCCCTCAAAAAAGGCTTGGCCAACCTTGACAAGCACATTGAAAACATGAAAAAATTCGGACAGACTGTAGTTGTAGCCCTTAACAGATACGGCTATGATATTGACTCCGAATTGGAACTGGTTAGAAAACACTGTGAAGCACAAGGTGTAGGCTTTGCCGTAAACAATGCCTTTGTTGAAGGCGGAAAAGGTGCCGTTGAACTTGCCGAGCTCGTTGTAAAGACCATCGAAACAAATCCGTCAAAGCCATTAAAATTTGTTTACGAAGATAAAGACTCCATAAAAACAAAGATAGGAAAAATCTGTAAAGAAATCTATGGGGCTGCTGATGTTACATATTCGGGAGCTGCCGACAAGATGATCAAAAAGATTGAAGAAGCCGGAATGGCAGACTTCCCTGTTTGTGTCGCTAAAACACAGTATTCGTTCTCATCGGATCCTAAACTTTACGGAGTTCCTACAGGTTTTGAAATGAATGTCAGGGATATAGTTTTAAACTCGG